The sequence TTCGAGGGGTTTGCCAGCGTCCAACTGGAATTCGCCGCGGGCGGCGACATCGACGAGGCACTCGACCGGGTGCGCGAGGCGGCCGAGAATGTCGAAGGCGAGTTGCCCGATGACGCCTATGACCTGACCGTGACCGAGATCAACACCGCGCTGTTCCCGATCCTGACGGTCGTCATCTCGGGGCCGATCCCGGAACGGACGCTGAACGATCTGGCGCGCGACGCGCAGGACCGGATCGAGGGTCTGGCCGGCGTGCTCGAGGTCGAGATCGGCGGCGCGCGCGACGAATTTCTCGAAGTGCTGATCGATCCGACAGTGTTTCAGACCTACAACCTGTCCTTTGACGAACTGATCTCGCAATTGCAGCGCAACAACCGGCTGATCGCGGCGGGCGCGATCGAAACGGGCGGCGGCCGGATCGTGCTGACCGTGCCGGGCCTGATCGAGGATCTGGGCGATGTTCTGGACATCCCGGTGCGCGTACGCGACGGGACGGTCATCACCTTTCGCGACGTGGCCACCCTGCGCCGCAGCTTCGAGGACCCGACCGGATTTGCCCGCATCAATGGTCAGCCCGCCCTGGCGCTGGAGGTGACCAAACGCTCGGGCGCCAACATCATCGACACGGTGGCCGACACCCATGCGCTGCTGGAGGAGATCAGCGCCGACTGGCCCGACAGTGTCGAGATCACCTATCTGGGCGATCAGTCCGAGTATGTCGAAACCCTGTTGTCGGATCTCGAGGCCAATGTGATCGCCGCGGTGATCCTCGTGATGATCGTCATCGTCTTCGCCCTCGGGCTGCGCTCGGCGATCCTGGTGGGGCTGGCGATACCGGGGGCGTTCCTGGCCGGTGTCAGCACGCTTTGGGCGATGGATTACACGATGAACATCGTTGTGCTGTTCGCGCTGATCCTTGTGGTCGGCATGCTGGTCGACGGGGCCATCGTGACCGTGGAGCTGGCCGATCGCCGCCTGCAGGAGGGCGCCACCCCGCGCGAGGCCTATGCCGCGGCCGCCAAGCGCATGTCATGGCCGATCATCGCCTCGACCGCCACGACGCTGAGTGTTTTCTTCCCGCTGCTCTTCTGGGGCGGGCTTGTGGGCGAGTTCATGAAATTCCTGCCCATCACCGTGTTGTTGACGCTGTTCGCCTCGCTGTTCATGGCGTTGATCTTCATCCCCGTGCTGGGCGGGATCATCGGCAAGCGCCAGCCCAAGTCGGCCGCGGCCAAACGCAGTCTGCACGAGGCCGAACATGGCGATCCACGGCGCATCGGCGGGCTGACCGGCGCCTATGTGCGGGCGCTGGAATGGGCCATCCTGCGGCCGGGGGCGACGGTTCTGCTGGCCGTGGCGCTGCTGTTTGCCGGCGGCGGGCTTTATGCTGAGTTCGGCCGCGGCGTCAGTTTCTTTCCCACGGTCGAGCCCGAGGTCATGCAGGTCCAGCTGCGCACGCGCGACAATTTCTCGATCTACGAGCGCGACGACCTTGTGCGCCGCGTCGAGGATCGCCTTCTGGGCCACGATGAGGTCGAAACCATCTATGCCCGGTCCCTGATGCAGGCCGGGCAGGGCGACGAGGAAACGATCGGCACCCTGCAGCTGGACCTGATCGACTGGGACGAACGCCGCCCGGCCGCCGAGATCGGCGCCGAAATCCGCCGCGACATGGCCGACATCGCCGGCATCGACCTGCAGGTGCAGACCGAAAGCGGCGGGCCGACGACCGGCAA comes from Roseibacterium elongatum DSM 19469 and encodes:
- a CDS encoding efflux RND transporter permease subunit; its protein translation is MTAVIDAAFSRTKVVMMALVMILTVGIYAYSAIPKEATPEVPLPLVYVSTGLEGISPADAERLLIEPMETEFAGIADLETMESHAFEGFASVQLEFAAGGDIDEALDRVREAAENVEGELPDDAYDLTVTEINTALFPILTVVISGPIPERTLNDLARDAQDRIEGLAGVLEVEIGGARDEFLEVLIDPTVFQTYNLSFDELISQLQRNNRLIAAGAIETGGGRIVLTVPGLIEDLGDVLDIPVRVRDGTVITFRDVATLRRSFEDPTGFARINGQPALALEVTKRSGANIIDTVADTHALLEEISADWPDSVEITYLGDQSEYVETLLSDLEANVIAAVILVMIVIVFALGLRSAILVGLAIPGAFLAGVSTLWAMDYTMNIVVLFALILVVGMLVDGAIVTVELADRRLQEGATPREAYAAAAKRMSWPIIASTATTLSVFFPLLFWGGLVGEFMKFLPITVLLTLFASLFMALIFIPVLGGIIGKRQPKSAAAKRSLHEAEHGDPRRIGGLTGAYVRALEWAILRPGATVLLAVALLFAGGGLYAEFGRGVSFFPTVEPEVMQVQLRTRDNFSIYERDDLVRRVEDRLLGHDEVETIYARSLMQAGQGDEETIGTLQLDLIDWDERRPAAEIGAEIRRDMADIAGIDLQVQTESGGPTTGKPVNLRIAAQDPSVQAAAVEQVLALMDGIGGFTDVADTRPIPGVEVAIRVDRAEAARFGADVSLLGQAVQLLTLGIAVADYRPDDADGELDIRVRFPAEERSLSELVNLRVPTSAGLVPISNFVSFAPVARTGTITRIDERRVVTIEANVAPGLLVNDQVTALQAALEAADLPPTVSYSFAGEAEDQAEAAAFLTRAFLAAIFLMLVILVLQFNSFYQALVIMSAIVFSIAGVLLGLLVTGRPFGIVMGGIGVIALAGIVVNNNIVLIDTYNDLRRAGMAAREAALRAGAQRLRPVLLTAVTTALGLMPMVLGAKLDFFTRELALGAPSTQYWTELSSAIVGGLSVATLLTLILTPAMLMLKDGPRPNRAGVRAESDGPQPVP